DNA sequence from the Cucumis melo cultivar AY chromosome 6, USDA_Cmelo_AY_1.0, whole genome shotgun sequence genome:
TAACTTTGTTAGAACTTTAATTTTGCatcaataaaacttttaaacCTTTTTAGGTctacaaatttttaaatttgtttcaaATAGGTTACTCaacttgaaatttaaattttctatttaagaaatctaaagatttattagatacaaaattaaaaattataaaattttagcatttaaattggacacaaaataaaaaatcataatTCAATTTTGGCTGTCACACCATCTAAAAGTTTTACGGGCTAAACTAGTAATTTAACCCCAAAAAGTTAAAGAAAGTATAAGATTTAATTATTAGTTATAAATCAATTTGAGAtccattaattaattaaaaagatcAAACTAACATAATAGATTGAGTAAATTTTGGACTAAGAGAATATAACTTAGCTCtaaaaagaaagtaagaaaaagGTAGAATAAACTTTTGACTAAACCTTAAAAAAGATTGggaatagaagaaaaaaaattctatactACTCGtaatcaaatttgaaaattttctcatggtgaattttattttatttattacttTTTGGGTAAAAGATTACGACGTTATAGGTCAAAGGAATGAGTTTTATTCATAAAAGTCACCGATTTTGAATACAATAACCGAAAAATAATACTTCGGTATATTATGGGTAAAATGCatgagttttattttatttattatttgaagGAAGAGATTACATCGTTAAAGGTGAAAGACACGAGTCTTATTGATAAAAGTCATTGACTTTAAAGAAGATAACGGAGAATAAAAATTTAGGTGCATTCTAAAGAATACTATGTTTGTGTATTCTACTAAATCGTTCAATTATAATTTGTTGtatgacaaatttatttttctttttgaaatatttaatctttttcctATGTGAATGATGCGAGAGATACGTAGAAATCTCAAGTATTATCCTAAAACAACGAGATTGAACTCAAGACTAAAATAAAGTAAGTGTACAACGTTATCGAATGATATGTTTTTTAATTAGATATCATTTCTATTCTTAGAGTTTGGAGTTTATTATTTTGGTCTCTAACCAATTTAGATTTTTGTTTCTTAGGtttatgaatttttaaatttatttaatcttttaatatatatatatatatatatatatatatatatatgtatgtatttattttatccgttaaatattaaaaagatgTATTTTGGCAACGCGACGTCTAAAATTTATATGCAAAATGTATATCTCTAATCTTATATGGCTTGAAACCATACCCATATTATACTATCATACCGGAAGAAAGCTATTAtatgcaattaattaattaaaaacaaattaaattatgTAGATGAAAACTATATTGTTCATTATACAAGGACTTAAACACTACATACCCCATACATATTGGTTACTCATTTGGTTACTTTtccaatttttgaaaattatttttattttagaaatttgaCTAAACAttcaatcttttatatttaaaatatatatatatatatatatatatatatatttgtaagacatggagagaaaataaaattaatttttaaaaacaaaaaacaaaaaaataaaagagttaGCAAACGAGGTCGTAGCTATGAAAAAATtgttcttatttttaaaattaaactaaaaattattcaaacatTGTATTTAAGAAAGGTAATAGTCATTACAAAAAATagaatagaaagaaatagatatataatttttaaaaataaaaaacgacTACAAAATTGATCAAAATTATCAAGAATCATTTCAAAATTATGTAcgttttttgaagaaaaaaaattgacaccttcaaaatttaatttaaagaaattttcCTCTTGTTTGGGCACTATCACACTTGCTTTCttaaaaaacttaattttaaaaaaaaaatcccatccTTTTGCTTTTTCATGTTGTTTAGTTTCTCAATCCTCTTCATCTAGTTGCTATTGTTTTGcttttttttaagttattatatactttacttattttggttttggttaaatgtaaaataattaattgtGCCAAGACAAAATATAGTACATATAATAAGGATTTCTTGATTtataatacattttttttataaataaaaaaaaacacctaTTGCTACTGCCATGCATAATTCTTAGGAACAACAAAatctttataattttttttgatCTTGGAAACTTTGTGTTTGTCATTGTTATGGGTCCTTCATGGGCTAGCTGATCATCTCGCTTCTTTGGTTCGATCTTATTCTTCGAGTCGACCTATTTAAAAAGTTACACAAAAATATGAAACTTTGATTCTTATTTAGTATGAAAGAATcattaattcaattaaacatGAAAAGTGAGGTTAGGATGGTTATGACTCTTGAGGTTGTAAGGTGTCACGGTTGAGCTCAACTTGATTATCTTTCAATTAGCATATATTCTTTGACTCGACTAGTCAACTCGAAACCTGAtgctttatctttttctttttgagacACGTGTTTTCCAACATTTCAACTTCTCTTGGACCTGTCTATGAGCTTCGGGCCTTGCTTGAGGCAACCCTCAaccatatttatttttatacaaCTTCCCAATTGAAAATAATTAAACGTGTACGTTTCTTCTAGTGTATAATGTCCAACAACCTTATAAACACGTCACCAATGTGGTATATTGACATAAAATCAATTCTAACTAGTTGATACTATCAGAGCAATTAACACCAACCATAGGGAAGAATTAAACGAATGGATAATAGTCACACTAAATATAGTATATATAGTCCACACACATCTTGTATTGTCCAAAGTTTTACAATGTCAACGACAACAGAAAGCCGTCCTCCCAATAATTTTGAGTACAATAGCACACATCCGTTGACATTTAGCAAAGCCCCGTATTTCaatcatattattatttcatttccTAAACCTTAAAATTTAATTGGAACATCACATAAGGTGTGAAAATGTGAATTTAAAACAAagcaaaacaaacaaacaagaaCGTGTCACATAGTCACTAAGTTTCATAAAGATTAGGAAGGTTAAATCTCCACCCTTCAACCTTACAGCTTCCAACACGTGTCATCACAGCCGTCCATTTTGTTGTGGGAAGCTTTTTTCAAAGTGTAGTTCACCAACTTCTCTACACTTAATTACACACCATTATCATTATTCACTATcccatttcttaaaaaaaaaaatttctttgaGAGAGACGTGTGTTTTTGAAGTTGTTTAAAGCCCATTAATAATGGCTGAAGAACTATGCCcaattgttgattttttttttttctttttctttttcttttcttctttggccTTCTAATGGCTTCAGCTGCTAATTCTTTGTTTTTGATTTTGGGTTTTGCATGGTTGATCCACGCTTGTATGGGCGGTCAAATTGGTATGAGATCAAGATTGTTTGCCAGTGATCAAAATCAAGTATGGCTTTCTGATAATCGTACATTTGCATTTGGATTTAGTCCAATTAACAACAGTGGTGACAATGTTAGCGATCGGTTTCTACTTGCTATTTGGTTTGCGGAGCTTCCAGGGGATCGTACCGTAATATGGTCAGCTAATAGGTTGGTTGTTACTAAAATAGTTGAAGTGTGTTTTTGTTCGTATTTTGAGCATTGTTTTCTTTGTTAACCTTTTTTATGTTAGTTTACTGTTTGATTTTATACGGGGAAGTGATTTCATAGAGAAAGTAGAGTGTTGCGTTTTTTTGGCTTAGTTTGCAACAAAAGcaatttttattattagaaAAAGGCTGAGCTTTTAAAGGAAATTAAAGATTaatttggattgttttcttttttcctttgtaCTACAATAAAACATGGAGCCAAATGTTTATAGTTGATATCttaacaaaaatagaaaaaagaagaagcatTTCTTCTTATATGATTGTCAGAATTATCacatattattaataatattaggTGGTATTTTAATACTCCTTGATTAATTTATGTGTCAACAAATGCTTGTAACTCAAGTAATATTAATATACTTTGATGGACAAAAGATTTATGGTTCAAATTATTCACCTCTCTTTTGTACTAAAACTAATTGATGCATTCATTATAACTTGTActctaaataatttaaataatttagaGTTCTAAATATCCGCACAATCTCCTATTAACTTTTTTAATAAATGTAACTAAGtaagattttaaaaatttgaatagtTATGCATGTAGGTGGagtattaaaaataaaagttaccCAAACCTATATTCATTAAAACCATTAACAACATATCCTTTCAAGAttcattagaaaaatataaaaaatattcacTGTTTGTTAGAACTTTGGACTCATCTTCAAAACTTTATTCAACTCATATGTTACTTTttctagaaaaataaaataaaagaaaattaagctcaatcatacctttttttttttttggtttaacTTTTTTCTTATGGTAAAGAAAGACCAAATGGTTTTTAGAAATAGGAATTTTCTTTTTGATTGTAACAAACTAGAAAGGGAagataaaatactttatttttattgttgttgttgttgtttattaAATGTAATGAATAGATTGAACTTAATTATTGTAGAATATTATTTTGGAAAGAGTAATGACAAAAATTCCACATTCTACACGTTCTCCCAACTTGCTTAGATTGTTGATTTTGTTACTTGAAATTCATGCGAAGAACAGGGTTTGAGCCAAAATTTTTAGCAATGGTTTTGAAAAGAGTGTTTTTCTAAAGCCACAATCttaaaaaacaatgaaaaacaTTCATGGGAAGATGAATTCAGATGTTTGAACTTCATCAATGGAAGAACACATTTCTCTCTCAATCATTTACTTATAGAGATGATTGAGAGAGAAGAGTTTGCCGTCAGCTTTTGGGTATGAAAccttttcaaatatatatctatatatataataaaatctgCTATGTTCCAGTTCCTCTGTTCTTCGTTTAAGCGATCGTGTTTCATTTCTCTCTCAATCATTTACTTATAGAAACTCTCCAGTCTCCAAGAATGCGATTGTGGAGCTCGACGTCACCGGAAACCTCGTCCTCACCGACGGTGCTGCCGCCTCCGTCGTCTGGTCTTCCAACACCTCTGGTGATGGAGCAGAGTATGCTGTCATGTCGGAATCCGGAAATTTTATCCTCTTCAACGCCGAACGAATCCCTGTTTGGCAGAGCTTTTCACACCCTTCTGATACCCTTCTCCCAAATCAACCTCTATCGGTCTCTTTAGAGCTAACAACATCAAAATCCCCTTCCCATGGCGGATATTATACCCTAAAAATGCTCCAACAGCGCACCACTCTCAAACTTGCCTTGACCTTCAATTTGCCTGAAAGTTACGAGGGTTTGCCTGAATCTTACGCAAATTACTCGTACTGGTCCGCCCCTGAAATTTCCAATGTAACAGGGGAAGTCATCGCTGTTTTAGATGAAGGTGGAAGCTTCGGTGTGGTGTATGGTGACTCCTCTAATGGCGCGGTTTATGTTTACAAGAACGATAACGATAATGGGGGATTGTCAGCATCGACAAATCAGTCGATTCGTAATGTACGCACACAGGTTGTTCGACGATTGACCTTAGAGAGTAATGGGAACTTGCGTTTGTATCGCTGGGATGATGATGTCAATGGGTCTCGCCAATGGGTGCCAGAATGGGCGGCAGTTTCAAATCCTTGTGATATTGCTGGAATTTGTGGAAATGGGATTTGCTACTTGGATAAAAGCAAGACGAATGCGTCTTGCTCTTGCTTACCGGGGACTTTCAAGGACAACGGCGGCAGCCAGTGCTTTGAAAATTCATCGTCGGTGGGGAAATGTGGCGGCCAAAATCATCAATCTCCCCCTACTCAGTTCAGGATTTCTCCTGTTCAGCAAACAAATTATTATTACTCTGAGTTCTCTGTGATTGCAAACTACAGCGATATCAACACAGTATCCAAATGTGGTGATGCTTGCTTAACTGATTGTGAGTGTGTTGCTTCTGTTTATGGGCTTGATGATGAGAAGCCTTACTGTTGGGTGTTGAGAAGCTTAGATTTTGGCGGATTTGAGGATGCTGGTTCGACTCTGTTTGTTAAGGTCAAGTCTAATGGCTCAATACCAGAAGCCAATGGGCCAGGAGGTGGAGGAGATTCTTCAGGAAGTGAGAAAGAAAAGGCTACGGTAATTCCTATTGTTCTGAGTATGGCTTTTCTGATTGGGCTGCTGTGTCTGTTGTTATATTATAATGTTCGTAGAAGGAGAGCTATGAAGAGAGCCATGGAAAGCTCTCTCATCTTGTCTGGTGCTCCCATAAGTTTTAGCCACCGTGATTTGCAGGTCCGGACGAACAATTTCTCTGAGGTTCTTGGCACAGGTAACCTTTTTGCCGCGTTTTAAAGCCTGATTCAGTATCTTCTCCATGATTATGATTGAAAGGTAGTTTTGGTTTTGGCTATGAAAAAATGTTTCTTTCGTACTCCAAATAGAGCAGTGTATGTTTGGGAATGACTTCAAAACACACCCTTAATCAGTCCAAATCaattaaacatttaattttaCACTTCTAACTGCATTTTTTTAACtattaaaatttctttttaaatggTTAAAAGCACTTTTTCAGCTAGTTTGGAAGTgacaaaagtgattttaaccatttttaaaTCGGTCTCAACAAATCTGAAGTGTTAGATGCATTCTTTAGGTCCGTGTTCAGTGTTTTCATGGAAAGTTCGggtgttttctttatttttaggGGGATTTGGTAGTGTATATAAGGGAAGCCTTGGAGATGGGACTCTTGTAGCTGTGAAGAAACTTGACAGAGTTTTTCCTCATGGAGAGAAAGAGTTTATAACTGAAGTTAACACAATTGGATCTATGCATCACATGAACTTGGTTCGGCTCTGCGGATACTGCTCTGAAGGATCACATAGGTGAAATTTCCTATCCAATAGCCAATAATTTATAAAGAATTCAAGCTCTTGTTTTCAATGATCTCACTCTTTACGACTACCCAAAAGCTGGTTTTAATAAGAGTTTGAAGAACTAATGCACaagaaattaattttgatgGGTGTTGTTTATAAGCTCAGTTGCTTTCGCTTGttttttttaagttgttttCATGGATTATTGAAGTTGTTCATACTTTCAAGGATCCTGTTCTTAAAAGTTATATGGAAGTTGAGTTTGAAAATAGTGTCAAAGACACATGCAAAACTTCTTTTTACCAAAACAATGACTAAATAGCCTCAAGCATTTCATTTCACAAATTTTGGAGCATGTGATAGAATTTGATCTGGATATAAGTACTCATTGCATTTTTCAGGCTTCTAGTTTATGAGTTTATGAAAAATGGTTCATTGGACAAGTGGATATTTCCAACACATCATAATCAAGACAGAATTTTGGATTGGTCAACTCGGTTCCACATAGCAGTTTGCACGGCACAAGGGATTGCTTATTTCCATGAGCAATGCAGGAATAGGATCATACACTGTGATATCAAGCCAGAAAACATTCTGTTGGATGAAAACTTTTGTCCCAAAGTTTCAGATTTTGGTCTGGCTAAGCTGATGGGAAGAGAGCATTCACATGTTGTAACAATGGTGAGAGGAACAAGAGGGTATTTGGCTCCAGAGTGGGTTAGTAATCGCCCCATCACTGTTAAAGCTGATGTTTACAGCTATGGTATGCTTCTCTTGGAGATTGTTGGTGGCAGGAGAAACCTTGATATGTCTTTTGATGCTGAAGACTTCTTCTATCCTGGTTGGGCTTACAAGGTAAGCTTCTAAATCTTGCTATCACTTCTAACCATATAGTTTATGTTGTTTTCACTTCGAGTTCT
Encoded proteins:
- the LOC103484138 gene encoding G-type lectin S-receptor-like serine/threonine-protein kinase At5g24080 isoform X2, which produces MASAANSLFLILGFAWLIHACMGGQIGMRSRLFASDQNQVWLSDNRTFAFGFSPINNSGDNVSDRFLLAIWFAELPGDRTVIWSANRNSPVSKNAIVELDVTGNLVLTDGAAASVVWSSNTSGDGAEYAVMSESGNFILFNAERIPVWQSFSHPSDTLLPNQPLSVSLELTTSKSPSHGGYYTLKMLQQRTTLKLALTFNLPESYEGLPESYANYSYWSAPEISNVTGEVIAVLDEGGSFGVVYGDSSNGAVYVYKNDNDNGGLSASTNQSIRNVRTQVVRRLTLESNGNLRLYRWDDDVNGSRQWVPEWAAVSNPCDIAGICGNGICYLDKSKTNASCSCLPGTFKDNGGSQCFENSSSVGKCGGQNHQSPPTQFRISPVQQTNYYYSEFSVIANYSDINTVSKCGDACLTDCECVASVYGLDDEKPYCWVLRSLDFGGFEDAGSTLFVKVKSNGSIPEANGPGGGGDSSGSEKEKATVRTNNFSEVLGTGGFGSVYKGSLGDGTLVAVKKLDRVFPHGEKEFITEVNTIGSMHHMNLVRLCGYCSEGSHRLLVYEFMKNGSLDKWIFPTHHNQDRILDWSTRFHIAVCTAQGIAYFHEQCRNRIIHCDIKPENILLDENFCPKVSDFGLAKLMGREHSHVVTMVRGTRGYLAPEWVSNRPITVKADVYSYGMLLLEIVGGRRNLDMSFDAEDFFYPGWAYKEMRNGTHFKVADRRLEGAVEEEELMRALKVAFWCIQDEVVTRPTMGDIVRMLEGSMDVDMPPMPQTVMELVEEGLDQVYRAMKRDINQSSSFTINSQPSSSLATCSHSTISPR
- the LOC103484138 gene encoding G-type lectin S-receptor-like serine/threonine-protein kinase At5g24080 isoform X3 — its product is MSESGNFILFNAERIPVWQSFSHPSDTLLPNQPLSVSLELTTSKSPSHGGYYTLKMLQQRTTLKLALTFNLPESYEGLPESYANYSYWSAPEISNVTGEVIAVLDEGGSFGVVYGDSSNGAVYVYKNDNDNGGLSASTNQSIRNVRTQVVRRLTLESNGNLRLYRWDDDVNGSRQWVPEWAAVSNPCDIAGICGNGICYLDKSKTNASCSCLPGTFKDNGGSQCFENSSSVGKCGGQNHQSPPTQFRISPVQQTNYYYSEFSVIANYSDINTVSKCGDACLTDCECVASVYGLDDEKPYCWVLRSLDFGGFEDAGSTLFVKVKSNGSIPEANGPGGGGDSSGSEKEKATVIPIVLSMAFLIGLLCLLLYYNVRRRRAMKRAMESSLILSGAPISFSHRDLQVRTNNFSEVLGTGGFGSVYKGSLGDGTLVAVKKLDRVFPHGEKEFITEVNTIGSMHHMNLVRLCGYCSEGSHRLLVYEFMKNGSLDKWIFPTHHNQDRILDWSTRFHIAVCTAQGIAYFHEQCRNRIIHCDIKPENILLDENFCPKVSDFGLAKLMGREHSHVVTMVRGTRGYLAPEWVSNRPITVKADVYSYGMLLLEIVGGRRNLDMSFDAEDFFYPGWAYKEMRNGTHFKVADRRLEGAVEEEELMRALKVAFWCIQDEVVTRPTMGDIVRMLEGSMDVDMPPMPQTVMELVEEGLDQVYRAMKRDINQSSSFTINSQPSSSLATCSHSTISPR
- the LOC103484138 gene encoding G-type lectin S-receptor-like serine/threonine-protein kinase At5g24080 isoform X1 codes for the protein MASAANSLFLILGFAWLIHACMGGQIGMRSRLFASDQNQVWLSDNRTFAFGFSPINNSGDNVSDRFLLAIWFAELPGDRTVIWSANRNSPVSKNAIVELDVTGNLVLTDGAAASVVWSSNTSGDGAEYAVMSESGNFILFNAERIPVWQSFSHPSDTLLPNQPLSVSLELTTSKSPSHGGYYTLKMLQQRTTLKLALTFNLPESYEGLPESYANYSYWSAPEISNVTGEVIAVLDEGGSFGVVYGDSSNGAVYVYKNDNDNGGLSASTNQSIRNVRTQVVRRLTLESNGNLRLYRWDDDVNGSRQWVPEWAAVSNPCDIAGICGNGICYLDKSKTNASCSCLPGTFKDNGGSQCFENSSSVGKCGGQNHQSPPTQFRISPVQQTNYYYSEFSVIANYSDINTVSKCGDACLTDCECVASVYGLDDEKPYCWVLRSLDFGGFEDAGSTLFVKVKSNGSIPEANGPGGGGDSSGSEKEKATVIPIVLSMAFLIGLLCLLLYYNVRRRRAMKRAMESSLILSGAPISFSHRDLQVRTNNFSEVLGTGGFGSVYKGSLGDGTLVAVKKLDRVFPHGEKEFITEVNTIGSMHHMNLVRLCGYCSEGSHRLLVYEFMKNGSLDKWIFPTHHNQDRILDWSTRFHIAVCTAQGIAYFHEQCRNRIIHCDIKPENILLDENFCPKVSDFGLAKLMGREHSHVVTMVRGTRGYLAPEWVSNRPITVKADVYSYGMLLLEIVGGRRNLDMSFDAEDFFYPGWAYKEMRNGTHFKVADRRLEGAVEEEELMRALKVAFWCIQDEVVTRPTMGDIVRMLEGSMDVDMPPMPQTVMELVEEGLDQVYRAMKRDINQSSSFTINSQPSSSLATCSHSTISPR